In one window of Brassica rapa cultivar Chiifu-401-42 chromosome A07, CAAS_Brap_v3.01, whole genome shotgun sequence DNA:
- the LOC103846023 gene encoding probable ubiquitin-conjugating enzyme E2 23 isoform X1 → MEHEQDDPGTAPHGGVDSLLENSLASESMCDHPTVSNNSVHTDKAEDSGSNERPNIYREDIVRSNKTGSIGVVSEVAGDSDSDSNSDMSDDDDDDEEEEDDEEDDEDDSNDDDDDGEEEEGKKGNEDNSGNYKCGTLEGDQIRVLWMDDDTEPVQGVKDVTVVDRGFLHGDYVASASEPTGQVGVVVDANISVDLLAPDGSVHKDISTKKLKRVRDFAVGDYVVHGPWLGRVDDVLDNVTVLFDDGSMCKVLRAEPLQLKPITKNNLEEDANFPYHPGQRVKASSSSVLKTSRWLSGLWKPNRLEGTVTKVTAGSIFVYWIASAGVGPDSSVSPPEEQSPSDLTLLASFTHANWQVGDWCLLPSVNQPATIPLHKHVSKLRLYDSQANQHQKEEVSEKNESAGITAEALPKETSVSSLSKEPAHEPWPLHRKKIRKLVIKKDKKVKKKEESFERSLLIVNSRTRVDVAWQDGTVECRREGTTLIPIETPGDHEFVAEQYVVEKASDDDDNKTEAKRVGVVKSVNAKERTASVRWLKPLPRAEEPREFDKEEIVSVYELEGHPDYDYCYGDVVVRLSPVTMALPASSFGNSLEEATEQDNGDQDMHQEATVHDKEENEVNTDFSELSWVGNITGLKDGDIQVTWADGVVSTVGPQAVYVVGRDDDDESTGAESDASDAASWETVDDDDKDAPEIPEEDHGRSSFTEGNSGAETNAENDSGRKGALALPLAAIEFVTRLASGIFSRGRKTEDPSSSSPTGEKQAELTNPSGERDSFLDDPTSPNLSATDNCDSESTVLENEALERSKSEKSDEPVTSEGDSCSFRRFDISQEPLDHHFLGADEQKTKERRWFKKVDQDWKILQNNLPDGIFVRVYEDRMDLLRAVIAGAYGTPYQDGLFFFDFHLPPDYPSVPPSAYYHSGGWRLNPNLYEEGKVCLSLLNTWTGRGNEVWDPKSSSILQVLVSLQGLVLNSKPYFNEAGYDRQIGTAEGEKNSLGYNENTFLLNCKTMMYLMRRPPKDFEELIKEHFKKRGYYILKACEAYMKGYLIGSLAKDASIIDEHSSANSTSVGFKLMLAKIAPKLFSALSEVGADCNEFKHLQQQ, encoded by the exons ATGGAACATGAGCAAGATGACCCTGGTACAGCACCACATGGTGGGGTTGATTCGCTACTTGAGAATTCACTTGCAAGTGAGTCTATGTGTGATCATCCTACTGTGAGTAACAACAGCGTTCATACAGATAAGGCTGAGGATTCTGGAAGTAACGAGCGTCCCAACATTTACCGAGAAGATATTGTTAGAAGCAACAAGACGGGTAGTATTGGAGTTGTGAGCGAAGTAGCTGGTGATTCTGATTCTGACTCTAACAGTGATatgagtgatgatgatgatgatgacgaggaagaagaagatgatgaggaagatgatgaggaCGAcagtaatgatgatgatgatgatggggaGGAAGAGGAAGGGAAAAAGGGCAATGAGGATAATTCTGGGAACTACAAATGTGGTACTCTTGAGGGTGATCAGATCCGTGTGCTTTGGATGGATGATGACACTGAGCCAGTTCAAGGTGTTAAGGATGTAACCGTTGTAGACCGTGGTTTCCTACACGGAGACTATGTTGCTTCAGCTTCTGAGCCAACTGGGCAGGTGGGAGTAGTAGTGGATGCTAACATTTCGGTAGATTTATTAGCTCCCGATGGTTCTGTCCACAAGGACATCTCCACTAAAAAGTTGAAACGGGTCAGGGATTTTGCCGTTGGTGATTATGTGGTTCATGGCCCCTGGCTAGGTAGAGTTGATGATGTATTGGACAATGTGACTGTGTTGTTTGATGATGGCTCCATGTGTAAAGTCCTACGCGCTGAGCCTCTTCAACTAAAACCTATTACTAAGAATAACCTTGAAGAAGATGCCAACTTCCCATATCACCCAGGCCAGCGTGTCAAAGCAAGCTCCTCATCTGTCCTTAAGACTTCGCGGTGGTTATCTGGATTGTGGAAACCAAACCGCTTAGAAGGCACTGTGACCAAAGTCACTGCTGGTTCTATCTTTGTCTACTGGATTGCCTCAGCTGGCGTTGGGCCAGATTCTTCTGTTTCCCCACCTGAGGAGCAGAGTCCAAGTGATCTGACATTGTTGGCATCTTTCACTCATGCCAATTGGCAAGTAGGTGACTGGTGCCTCCTTCCATCCGTGAATCAGCCTGCCACAATTCCCTTACATAAGCACGTATCCAAATTACGACTTTATGATTCACAAGCAAATCAGCACCAGAAAGAGGAAGTAAGCGAGAAAAATGAATCTGCGGGTATAACTGCTGAAGCTTTGCCAAAAGAAACTAGtgtttcttctctttcaaaGGAGCCTGCTCATGAGCCTTGGCCTCTCCATCGTAAGAAGATACGGAAACTTGTTATCAAAAAGGACAAAAAGGTAAAGAAAAAAGAGGAAAGCTTCGAACGATCCCTACTGATAGTTAATAGCAGAACGCGTGTTGATGTAGCCTGGCAGGATGGTACAGTAGAATGTAGACGTGAAGGAACAACATTGATTCCGATTGAGACCCCTGGTGATCATGAATTTGTCGCTGAGCAGTATGTGGTGGAGAAGGCTTCGGATGATGATGATAACAAAACTGAAGCTAAGCGTGTTGGAGTTGTTAAAAGTGTCAATGCTAAAGAACGTACTGCTTCTGTGAGATGGTTGAAGCCACTCCCGAGGGCAGAAGAACCTCGTGAGTTTGACAAGGAAGAGATAGTTAGTGTTTATGAGCTGGAGGGCCATCCTGATTATGACTATTGTTATGGGGATGTTGTTGTTCGGCTATCACCTGTTACCATGGCGTTGCCAGCATCTTCTTTTGGAAACTCCTTAGAAGAGGCAACAGAGCAAGACAATGGCGACCAAGATATGCATCAAGAAGCAACTGTCCATGACAAGGAAGAAAACGAAGTCAACACGGACTTTTCAGAGCTCTCGTGGGTAGGAAATATTACTGGTCTAAAGGATGGTGATATTCAAGTCACATGGGCCGATGGAGTGGTATCAACG GTTGGCCCTCAAGCAGTTTATGTCGTTGGACGGGACGATGATGATGAATCAACTGGTGCAGAAAGTGATGCAAGTGATGCTGCTAGTTGGGAAACTGTAGACGATGATGATAAGGATGCTCCTGAGATTCCTGAAGAG GATCATGGAAGGAGTAGTTTTACTGAGGGAAACTCTGGTGCAGAAACCAATGCTGAGAATGATTCTGGGAGGAAAGGTGCCCTAGCTCTCCCACTAGCTGCAATTGAATTTGTGACTCGACTTGCTAGTGGAATCTTTTCACGTGGACGGAAAACTGAAGATCCTTCCAGTTCCAGTCCCACAGGTGAAAAGCAGGCTGAATTGACTAACCCTTCCGGCGAGAGGGATTCCTTCCTTGACGATCCTACTTCTCCAAATTTAAGTGCCACTGATAACTGTGACTCAGAGAGCACAGTTCTAGAAAACGAAGCATTGGAAAGATCAAAGAGCGAAAAATCTGATGAGCCAGTAACCTCTGAAGGTGATAGTTGCAGTTTCAGACGCTTTGATATATCACAAGAGCCTCTGGACCACCATTTTCTTGGCGCAGATGAGCAG aaaacaaaagaaagacgATGGTTCAAAAAGGTTGATCAAGACTGGAAAATACTTCAGAACAATCTTCCCG ATGGAATCTTTGTCCGAGTTTACGAAGATAGAATGGATCTCCTAAGGGCCGTAATAGCCGGAGCATATGGAACACCATACCAAGATGGTCTCTTCTTTTTCGATTTTCACCTTCCACCTGACTACCCTAGTGTGCCACCG TCGGCATATTATCATTCTGGCGGTTGGAGGCTAAACCCTAACCTATATGAAGAAGGAAAGGTCTGCCTCAGCCTTCTTAATACGTGGACAGGCAGAGGAAATGAAGTCTGGGATCCCAAATCATCGAGCATCCTTCAAGTCCTTGTTTCACTCCAGGGTTTGGTGTTGAATTCAAAGCCTTACTTCAATGAAGCTGGGTATGATAGGCAGATCGGAACTGCTGAAGGAGAGAAAAACTCACTGGGGTACAACGAGAATACctttttgctaaattgtaaaaCCATGATGTATCTTATGCGGAGACCACCAAAG GACTTTGAAGAACTCATCAAAGAGCATTTCAAGAAACGTGGTTATTACATCTTGAAGGCATGTGAGGCATACATGAAAGGATATCTGATAGGTTCCCTCGCTAAAGATGCCTCGATTATCGATGAGCACAGCAGTGCAAATTCAACTTCGGTTGGTTTTAAGCTTATGTTGGCTAAGATTGCGCCAAAGCTTTTCTCAGCGCTGAGTGAAGTAGGAGCTGACTGCAATGAATTCAAGCATCTGCAGCAGCAATAA
- the LOC103846023 gene encoding probable ubiquitin-conjugating enzyme E2 23 isoform X2, producing the protein MEHEQDDPGTAPHGGVDSLLENSLASESMCDHPTVSNNSVHTDKAEDSGSNERPNIYREDIVRSNKTGSIGVVSEVAGDSDSDSNSDMSDDDDDDEEEEDDEEDDEDDSNDDDDDGEEEEGKKGNEDNSGNYKCGTLEGDQIRVLWMDDDTEPVQGVKDVTVVDRGFLHGDYVASASEPTGQVGVVVDANISVDLLAPDGSVHKDISTKKLKRVRDFAVGDYVVHGPWLGRVDDVLDNVTVLFDDGSMCKVLRAEPLQLKPITKNNLEEDANFPYHPGQRVKASSSSVLKTSRWLSGLWKPNRLEGTVTKVTAGSIFVYWIASAGVGPDSSVSPPEEQSPSDLTLLASFTHANWQVGDWCLLPSVNQPATIPLHKHVSKLRLYDSQANQHQKEEVSEKNESAGITAEALPKETSVSSLSKEPAHEPWPLHRKKIRKLVIKKDKKVKKKEESFERSLLIVNSRTRVDVAWQDGTVECRREGTTLIPIETPGDHEFVAEQYVVEKASDDDDNKTEAKRVGVVKSVNAKERTASVRWLKPLPRAEEPREFDKEEIVSVYELEGHPDYDYCYGDVVVRLSPVTMALPASSFGNSLEEATEQDNGDQDMHQEATVHDKEENEVNTDFSELSWVGNITGLKDGDIQVTWADGVVSTVGPQAVYVVGRDDDDESTGAESDASDAASWETVDDDDKDAPEIPEEDHGRSSFTEGNSGAETNAENDSGRKGALALPLAAIEFVTRLASGIFSRGRKTEDPSSSSPTGATDNCDSESTVLENEALERSKSEKSDEPVTSEGDSCSFRRFDISQEPLDHHFLGADEQKTKERRWFKKVDQDWKILQNNLPDGIFVRVYEDRMDLLRAVIAGAYGTPYQDGLFFFDFHLPPDYPSVPPSAYYHSGGWRLNPNLYEEGKVCLSLLNTWTGRGNEVWDPKSSSILQVLVSLQGLVLNSKPYFNEAGYDRQIGTAEGEKNSLGYNENTFLLNCKTMMYLMRRPPKDFEELIKEHFKKRGYYILKACEAYMKGYLIGSLAKDASIIDEHSSANSTSVGFKLMLAKIAPKLFSALSEVGADCNEFKHLQQQ; encoded by the exons ATGGAACATGAGCAAGATGACCCTGGTACAGCACCACATGGTGGGGTTGATTCGCTACTTGAGAATTCACTTGCAAGTGAGTCTATGTGTGATCATCCTACTGTGAGTAACAACAGCGTTCATACAGATAAGGCTGAGGATTCTGGAAGTAACGAGCGTCCCAACATTTACCGAGAAGATATTGTTAGAAGCAACAAGACGGGTAGTATTGGAGTTGTGAGCGAAGTAGCTGGTGATTCTGATTCTGACTCTAACAGTGATatgagtgatgatgatgatgatgacgaggaagaagaagatgatgaggaagatgatgaggaCGAcagtaatgatgatgatgatgatggggaGGAAGAGGAAGGGAAAAAGGGCAATGAGGATAATTCTGGGAACTACAAATGTGGTACTCTTGAGGGTGATCAGATCCGTGTGCTTTGGATGGATGATGACACTGAGCCAGTTCAAGGTGTTAAGGATGTAACCGTTGTAGACCGTGGTTTCCTACACGGAGACTATGTTGCTTCAGCTTCTGAGCCAACTGGGCAGGTGGGAGTAGTAGTGGATGCTAACATTTCGGTAGATTTATTAGCTCCCGATGGTTCTGTCCACAAGGACATCTCCACTAAAAAGTTGAAACGGGTCAGGGATTTTGCCGTTGGTGATTATGTGGTTCATGGCCCCTGGCTAGGTAGAGTTGATGATGTATTGGACAATGTGACTGTGTTGTTTGATGATGGCTCCATGTGTAAAGTCCTACGCGCTGAGCCTCTTCAACTAAAACCTATTACTAAGAATAACCTTGAAGAAGATGCCAACTTCCCATATCACCCAGGCCAGCGTGTCAAAGCAAGCTCCTCATCTGTCCTTAAGACTTCGCGGTGGTTATCTGGATTGTGGAAACCAAACCGCTTAGAAGGCACTGTGACCAAAGTCACTGCTGGTTCTATCTTTGTCTACTGGATTGCCTCAGCTGGCGTTGGGCCAGATTCTTCTGTTTCCCCACCTGAGGAGCAGAGTCCAAGTGATCTGACATTGTTGGCATCTTTCACTCATGCCAATTGGCAAGTAGGTGACTGGTGCCTCCTTCCATCCGTGAATCAGCCTGCCACAATTCCCTTACATAAGCACGTATCCAAATTACGACTTTATGATTCACAAGCAAATCAGCACCAGAAAGAGGAAGTAAGCGAGAAAAATGAATCTGCGGGTATAACTGCTGAAGCTTTGCCAAAAGAAACTAGtgtttcttctctttcaaaGGAGCCTGCTCATGAGCCTTGGCCTCTCCATCGTAAGAAGATACGGAAACTTGTTATCAAAAAGGACAAAAAGGTAAAGAAAAAAGAGGAAAGCTTCGAACGATCCCTACTGATAGTTAATAGCAGAACGCGTGTTGATGTAGCCTGGCAGGATGGTACAGTAGAATGTAGACGTGAAGGAACAACATTGATTCCGATTGAGACCCCTGGTGATCATGAATTTGTCGCTGAGCAGTATGTGGTGGAGAAGGCTTCGGATGATGATGATAACAAAACTGAAGCTAAGCGTGTTGGAGTTGTTAAAAGTGTCAATGCTAAAGAACGTACTGCTTCTGTGAGATGGTTGAAGCCACTCCCGAGGGCAGAAGAACCTCGTGAGTTTGACAAGGAAGAGATAGTTAGTGTTTATGAGCTGGAGGGCCATCCTGATTATGACTATTGTTATGGGGATGTTGTTGTTCGGCTATCACCTGTTACCATGGCGTTGCCAGCATCTTCTTTTGGAAACTCCTTAGAAGAGGCAACAGAGCAAGACAATGGCGACCAAGATATGCATCAAGAAGCAACTGTCCATGACAAGGAAGAAAACGAAGTCAACACGGACTTTTCAGAGCTCTCGTGGGTAGGAAATATTACTGGTCTAAAGGATGGTGATATTCAAGTCACATGGGCCGATGGAGTGGTATCAACG GTTGGCCCTCAAGCAGTTTATGTCGTTGGACGGGACGATGATGATGAATCAACTGGTGCAGAAAGTGATGCAAGTGATGCTGCTAGTTGGGAAACTGTAGACGATGATGATAAGGATGCTCCTGAGATTCCTGAAGAG GATCATGGAAGGAGTAGTTTTACTGAGGGAAACTCTGGTGCAGAAACCAATGCTGAGAATGATTCTGGGAGGAAAGGTGCCCTAGCTCTCCCACTAGCTGCAATTGAATTTGTGACTCGACTTGCTAGTGGAATCTTTTCACGTGGACGGAAAACTGAAGATCCTTCCAGTTCCAGTCCCACAG GTGCCACTGATAACTGTGACTCAGAGAGCACAGTTCTAGAAAACGAAGCATTGGAAAGATCAAAGAGCGAAAAATCTGATGAGCCAGTAACCTCTGAAGGTGATAGTTGCAGTTTCAGACGCTTTGATATATCACAAGAGCCTCTGGACCACCATTTTCTTGGCGCAGATGAGCAG aaaacaaaagaaagacgATGGTTCAAAAAGGTTGATCAAGACTGGAAAATACTTCAGAACAATCTTCCCG ATGGAATCTTTGTCCGAGTTTACGAAGATAGAATGGATCTCCTAAGGGCCGTAATAGCCGGAGCATATGGAACACCATACCAAGATGGTCTCTTCTTTTTCGATTTTCACCTTCCACCTGACTACCCTAGTGTGCCACCG TCGGCATATTATCATTCTGGCGGTTGGAGGCTAAACCCTAACCTATATGAAGAAGGAAAGGTCTGCCTCAGCCTTCTTAATACGTGGACAGGCAGAGGAAATGAAGTCTGGGATCCCAAATCATCGAGCATCCTTCAAGTCCTTGTTTCACTCCAGGGTTTGGTGTTGAATTCAAAGCCTTACTTCAATGAAGCTGGGTATGATAGGCAGATCGGAACTGCTGAAGGAGAGAAAAACTCACTGGGGTACAACGAGAATACctttttgctaaattgtaaaaCCATGATGTATCTTATGCGGAGACCACCAAAG GACTTTGAAGAACTCATCAAAGAGCATTTCAAGAAACGTGGTTATTACATCTTGAAGGCATGTGAGGCATACATGAAAGGATATCTGATAGGTTCCCTCGCTAAAGATGCCTCGATTATCGATGAGCACAGCAGTGCAAATTCAACTTCGGTTGGTTTTAAGCTTATGTTGGCTAAGATTGCGCCAAAGCTTTTCTCAGCGCTGAGTGAAGTAGGAGCTGACTGCAATGAATTCAAGCATCTGCAGCAGCAATAA
- the LOC103846021 gene encoding transcription factor ABORTED MICROSPORES, protein MESSMQNLLEKLRPLVGARAWDYCVLWRLNEDQRFVKWIGCCCGGTQLIEENGTEEFSFEGCRDVMFHHPRTKSCEILAHLPSSIPLDSGIYAETLLTNQTGWLSESSEPGFMQETICTRVLIPIPGGLVELFATRHVAEDQNVVDFVMGNCNMLMDETVTINMMVADEVESKPYGMLSGDIHQKGSKDEEMMNLTSPYDISTDQMRLNFLPPMSEYEAQQHLKVKSDYNHQDLGYLPENGSKEMMGMNPFSTEDGMSVMGEPSLLVNEQQIANDKEMNENGTGSDCSDQIDDEDDPKYKKKTGKHSQAKNLLAERRRRKKLNDRLYALRSLVPRITKLDRASILGDAINYVKELQNEAKELQDELEENSETEDGANRQQGGVSLNGTVVTGFHPGLSCNSSVPNLKQDVDLENANDKGQEMEPQVDVAQLDGREFFVKVICEYKPGGFTRLMEALDSLGLEVTNANTTRFLSLVSNVFKVEKTDSEMVPAEHVRNSLLEITRNTSRGWHDDQMATGSIQNEKNEVDYQHYDDNHHHSGHHHLNDHQMNHSAQHHHHHQHINHYQNQ, encoded by the exons ATGGAGAGTAGTATGCAGAACTTGTTGGAGAAACTGAGGCCTCTGGTAGGTGCAAGAGCTTGGGACTATTGTGTTCTTTGGAGACTAAACGAAGACCAAAG GTTTGTGAAGTGGATAGGATGTTGTTGTGGTGGGACACAACTCATAGAGGAAAATGGAACTGAAGAGTTTAGCTTCGAAGGTTGTAGGGATGTTATGTTTCATCATCCTCGAACCAAATCTTGTGAAATTCTTGCGCATCTTCCTTCTTCCATCCCTCTTGATTCAGG GATATATGCGGAGACTCTTCTGACTAACCAGACCGGTTGGTTGAGTGAGAGCTCAGAACCAGGTTTCATGCAG GAAACGATCTGTACTAGGGTTTTGATTCCTATACCGGGAGGATTAGTGGAGCTCTTTGCGACCAGACAT GTAGCTGAAGATCAGAACGTGGTGGATTTTGTAATGGGGAACTGCAACATGTTGATGGATGAAACCGTAACGATCAACATGATGGTAGCTGATGAGGTCGAATCAAAGCCATACGGGATGTTATCTGGTGACATCCATCAAAAGGGTTCAAAGGATGAAGAAATGATGAATCTCACATCGCCCTACGACATCTCTACCGATCAAATGCGGCTCAACTTCTTGCCTCCGATGAGTGAGTACGAGGCACAACAACACTTGAAGGTGAAGAGTGATTATAATCACCAAGACTTAGGATATCTCCCGGAGAATGGTAGCAAGGAGATGATGGGCATGAACCCATTTAGCACAGAAGATGGGATGTCGGTGATGGGCGAGCCAAGCTTGCTTGTGAATGAACAGCAAATCGCTAACGATAAGGAAATGAATGAGAACGGAACCGGTTCGGATTGTAGCGACCAgattgatgatgaagatgatccAAAGTACAAGAAGAAGACAGGGAAACATTCTCAAGCTAAGAACCTGTTGGCTGAGAGACGGAGGAGGAAGAAGCTAAACGATAGGCTTTACGCTCTCCGGTCTCTTGTTCCTAGGATAACCAAG TTGGATAGGGCATCGATTCTTGGTGACGCGATCAACTACGTAAAGGAGTTGCAGAATGAGGCAAAGGAGCTTCAAGACGAGCTTGAAGAGAACTCAGAGACTGAGGATGGAGCTAATAGGCAGCAAGGAGGGGTGAGCCTGAACGGGACAGTTGTCACTGGGTTTCACCCAGGGCTTTCGTGCAACTCCAGTGTTCCTAACCTGAAACAAGATGTTGATCTTGAGAATGCCAATGATAAAGGACAAGAAATGGAG CCGCAGGTGGACGTGGCTCAGTTAGATGGGAGAGAGTTTTTCGTAAAGGTGATTTGTGAATACAAACCAGGAGGCTTCACAAGGCTAATGGAGGCACTTGATTCTTTGGGGCTGGAGGTTACAAATGCTAACACCACTCGGTTCCTCAGTCTTGTCTCCAATGTCTTTAAAGTCGAG AAAACCGATAGCGAGATGGTGCCAGCTGAACACGTGAGGAACTCTTTGCTGGAAATAACCCGGAACACATCTAGAGGATGGCATGATGATCAGATGGCAACCGGTTCAATCCAAAACGAAAAGAATGAAGTTGACTATCAACACTATGATGATAACCACCATCACAGCGGTCATCACCACCTAAATGATCATCAGATGAATCACAGCGcacaacatcatcatcatcaccaacaCATCAACCATTACCAGAACCAATAA